A region from the Oceanidesulfovibrio marinus genome encodes:
- the efp gene encoding elongation factor P, which produces MYSTKDFKGGLKIEWDGTPYEIVEASHYKPGKGGAFVRTKLRNMLTGGIVENNFRSGEKVGKPDMETRAMQYLYKDGDDYVFMDMSSYEQVHINPDQAGDKGGYLKDGQEAKVLFYNGQPLDLEIPVSTVLEVVETEPGVKGDTVSSTFKPATMETGLTIQVPLFINIGDRIKIDTRSGSYLGREGSA; this is translated from the coding sequence ATGTATTCGACGAAAGATTTCAAAGGCGGACTCAAGATTGAATGGGACGGCACGCCCTACGAGATCGTGGAAGCCAGCCACTACAAGCCCGGCAAGGGCGGCGCCTTTGTGCGCACCAAGCTGCGCAACATGCTCACCGGCGGCATTGTGGAGAACAACTTCCGCTCCGGCGAGAAGGTTGGCAAGCCGGACATGGAAACCCGCGCCATGCAGTACCTCTATAAGGACGGCGACGACTACGTCTTCATGGACATGAGCTCCTACGAGCAGGTCCACATCAATCCGGACCAGGCCGGGGACAAGGGCGGCTACCTCAAGGACGGCCAGGAGGCCAAGGTCCTGTTTTACAACGGCCAGCCCCTGGATCTGGAAATTCCCGTGTCCACCGTGCTGGAAGTGGTCGAGACCGAGCCCGGCGTGAAGGGCGACACGGTGTCCAGCACGTTCAAGCCGGCAACCATGGAGACCGGCCTCACCATCCAGGTGCCGCTCTTCATCAACATTGGCGACCGCATCAAAATCGACACCCGGAGCGGGAGCTACCTCGGCCGGGAGGGGTCTGCCTAA
- a CDS encoding type II 3-dehydroquinate dehydratase: MSTPRFDFLILNGPNLGHLGKRQPEIYGATGLDAVPGQVQTLMGDAAGDIQLDFFQANSEGALIDRLEQAYEARTDGVVFNAGAYTHTSLALADCLAWVKLPCVEVHISNIWARSEPLRHQSYIGRHAVGVIAGFGIMSYALAVQALYHHINNA, from the coding sequence GTGTCCACGCCTCGTTTCGACTTCCTCATACTCAACGGCCCCAACCTTGGCCACCTGGGAAAGCGCCAGCCTGAAATTTACGGCGCAACCGGTCTGGACGCCGTGCCCGGCCAGGTCCAAACCCTTATGGGCGACGCCGCCGGCGACATCCAGCTGGACTTTTTCCAGGCCAACTCCGAAGGCGCGCTCATCGACCGCCTGGAGCAAGCGTACGAGGCCAGGACTGACGGCGTTGTCTTCAACGCCGGGGCCTACACCCACACGTCCCTTGCTCTGGCCGACTGCCTGGCCTGGGTCAAGCTGCCGTGTGTGGAGGTCCATATCTCCAACATCTGGGCGCGAAGCGAGCCGCTGCGGCATCAGAGCTACATCGGCCGCCACGCCGTGGGCGTGATAGCCGGCTTCGGCATCATGAGCTACGCCCTGGCGGTGCAGGCGCTTTACCACCACATCAACAACGCCTGA
- a CDS encoding FAD-dependent oxidoreductase: MASKRIVVVGGSAAGPKAASRAKRMNQDAEVVLIQRAPELSMASCAYPYFIKGEVAKRDQLLSTPTGVVRNPTFFEGAKGVHAYVETEVESIDRAAKKIVAKNLRDGSTQEIEYDSLILCTGANPRMPPLPGSDLKGITPLHAMKDADFLASVRGNPEIKRAVIIGGGLIGIETSEALQHIGLEVTVVELLPQILMFLDWELALVVENHVRANTVDVIEENGVSEYLGENGAVTGVRLKDGREIPCDLVVVSIGVSPNTELARNAGLTIGETGGIQVDAHMKTSDPSIYAAGDCTEKVNRITGKKCLAPFGDVANLEGRVAGENAAIGDTATFPGVVLSGICKVFNLSAGSTGLSERMARAAGYDVLTATNAGPDKPGFMGGKLVISKMVIERETERVLGFQCIGAGDVNRQVAEAATAVNLGAKLSDLVNLDLPYAPPFSLALDHFLTTAHVAENKLRGLFHGVNCNYVLEASKKEPKPFMLDVRSPDEWEEIRIGIGEILIPLGNLRNRLNELPQDKDAEILCWCKVSMRGYEAERILAAHGWTNIKVMEGGVMAWPFEREK, from the coding sequence ATGGCTTCGAAACGCATTGTTGTAGTCGGAGGCTCCGCAGCCGGCCCGAAAGCCGCCTCCCGGGCCAAACGCATGAACCAGGACGCCGAGGTTGTGCTTATCCAGAGAGCGCCGGAGCTTTCCATGGCCTCGTGCGCCTATCCCTATTTCATCAAGGGTGAGGTGGCCAAGCGTGATCAGCTCCTCAGCACGCCCACCGGCGTTGTCCGCAACCCGACCTTTTTCGAGGGGGCCAAGGGCGTGCACGCCTACGTGGAGACTGAGGTCGAGTCCATCGATCGTGCGGCAAAGAAGATCGTGGCAAAGAATCTCCGCGATGGCTCCACCCAGGAGATCGAGTACGACTCCCTCATCCTCTGCACCGGCGCCAACCCGCGCATGCCGCCCCTTCCCGGATCGGATCTCAAGGGCATCACCCCCCTGCACGCCATGAAGGATGCGGACTTTCTGGCCTCCGTGCGCGGCAATCCCGAGATCAAACGCGCCGTCATCATTGGCGGCGGCCTCATCGGCATCGAGACCTCCGAGGCGCTGCAGCACATCGGCCTGGAGGTGACCGTGGTGGAGCTGCTGCCGCAGATCCTCATGTTCCTGGACTGGGAGCTGGCCCTGGTTGTTGAAAACCACGTCCGCGCCAACACGGTGGACGTGATCGAAGAGAACGGAGTGAGCGAGTACCTGGGCGAGAACGGCGCCGTTACCGGCGTCCGGCTCAAGGACGGCCGGGAGATTCCCTGCGACCTCGTCGTGGTCTCCATCGGCGTCTCCCCCAACACGGAGCTGGCCCGCAACGCCGGCCTTACCATCGGCGAGACCGGCGGCATCCAGGTGGATGCGCACATGAAGACGTCCGACCCGAGCATCTACGCGGCCGGCGACTGCACGGAAAAGGTGAACCGCATCACCGGAAAGAAGTGCCTGGCGCCGTTCGGCGACGTCGCCAACCTGGAGGGCCGCGTGGCCGGCGAGAATGCGGCCATCGGCGATACAGCCACTTTCCCCGGCGTGGTGCTCAGCGGCATCTGCAAGGTGTTCAACCTCTCCGCGGGCTCCACCGGCCTGTCGGAGCGCATGGCCCGGGCCGCCGGCTACGATGTGCTGACCGCCACCAACGCCGGCCCGGACAAGCCCGGCTTCATGGGCGGCAAGCTGGTGATCTCCAAGATGGTGATCGAGCGCGAGACCGAACGCGTGCTCGGCTTCCAGTGCATCGGCGCGGGCGACGTGAACCGCCAGGTGGCCGAGGCCGCCACGGCCGTGAACCTGGGAGCCAAGCTTTCGGACCTGGTGAATCTGGACCTGCCGTACGCCCCGCCCTTCTCTCTGGCGCTGGACCATTTCCTGACCACGGCGCACGTGGCCGAGAACAAGCTCCGCGGCCTGTTCCACGGCGTGAACTGCAACTACGTGCTGGAGGCGTCCAAGAAGGAGCCGAAGCCGTTCATGCTCGATGTGCGCTCGCCCGACGAGTGGGAGGAGATCCGCATTGGCATTGGCGAGATCCTCATCCCCCTGGGCAACCTGCGTAACCGGCTGAACGAGCTGCCCCAGGACAAGGACGCCGAAATCCTCTGCTGGTGCAAAGTCTCCATGCGCGGCTACGAGGCGGAGCGCATCCTGGCCGCCCACGGCTGGACCAACATCAAGGTCATGGAAGGCGGCGTTATGGCCTGGCCCTTTGAGCGGGAGAAGTAG
- the yihA gene encoding ribosome biogenesis GTP-binding protein YihA/YsxC produces MPPTLILETTAYTEGQLAHKDVPQVALAGRSNVGKSSLINTLAGRRKPIAKVSATPGKTRSINFYRVEPGDFFLVDLPGYGYARCSKSERAKWAKLTQTYLTKTPELRGVVILLDSRLEPQRIDIELVEYCRSQKLPILPVLTKADKCKQRERARVRKSWGLLLGNVPPLFFSSFTGEGVDELWEAIHDATANDEQEQAEDA; encoded by the coding sequence ATGCCCCCTACCCTTATCCTGGAAACCACGGCCTACACCGAAGGTCAGCTCGCGCACAAGGATGTTCCCCAGGTCGCCCTGGCCGGACGCTCCAACGTGGGCAAGTCCTCGCTCATCAACACCCTGGCCGGCAGGCGCAAGCCCATTGCCAAGGTCAGCGCCACGCCCGGCAAGACGCGCTCCATCAACTTCTACCGCGTGGAGCCCGGCGACTTCTTCCTGGTGGACCTGCCTGGCTACGGCTATGCGCGCTGCTCCAAGTCGGAGCGGGCCAAGTGGGCAAAGCTGACGCAGACCTACCTGACCAAGACGCCGGAGCTGCGCGGCGTGGTGATTCTGCTGGACTCCCGGCTGGAGCCCCAGCGCATCGACATCGAGCTGGTGGAGTACTGCCGCTCCCAGAAGCTGCCCATACTGCCGGTACTGACAAAAGCGGACAAGTGCAAGCAGCGGGAACGCGCCCGCGTGCGCAAGTCCTGGGGCCTGCTGCTGGGCAATGTCCCGCCCCTGTTCTTCTCCAGCTTCACGGGCGAGGGCGTGGACGAGTTGTGGGAAGCCATCCATGACGCCACGGCTAACGATGAGCAAGAGCAGGCGGAAGACGCCTGA